A stretch of the Ensifer sp. PDNC004 genome encodes the following:
- the modC gene encoding molybdenum ABC transporter ATP-binding protein, with protein MSLTVEARHQLGNFALDAAFTSDGGVTALFGRSGSGKTSLINIIAGLLKPESGRVLLNGDVIADSEKRIFTPVHRRRFGYVFQEARLFPHLSVRRNLAYGRWFAGNGGSGGDLTRTVEMLGIGHLLDRSPSALSGGERQRVAIGRALLAAPRLLLMDEPLAALDEARKAEILPYLERLRDDAGIPIVYVSHSISEVSRLARRVVVLENGRVTASGAAAEVLSTPAATLATGRREAGVLLEGEVEGTDPAHELTTVRVGRERLRIAGVSATPGGRLRLHIAARDVMLATSRPVEISALNVLEGRILTLTSEDDGSVDVRVTCGDATIAARITRFSRDVLQLVPGKTVYAVIKSVAIDH; from the coding sequence ATGAGCCTCACCGTCGAAGCCCGCCACCAGCTCGGTAATTTCGCGCTCGATGCCGCCTTTACTTCGGATGGCGGCGTGACCGCATTGTTCGGCCGGTCCGGCTCTGGCAAGACCTCGCTGATCAACATCATCGCCGGGCTCTTGAAGCCGGAAAGCGGCCGCGTGCTGCTTAACGGCGACGTCATCGCCGACAGCGAGAAGAGGATCTTCACGCCGGTGCACCGCCGCCGCTTCGGCTATGTCTTCCAGGAGGCGCGGCTCTTCCCGCACTTGAGCGTGCGCCGCAACCTCGCCTATGGCCGCTGGTTTGCGGGCAACGGCGGCTCGGGCGGAGACTTAACCCGCACCGTCGAGATGCTCGGCATCGGCCATCTGCTCGATCGCAGCCCGTCGGCTCTATCCGGCGGCGAAAGGCAGCGCGTGGCGATCGGCCGGGCCCTGCTTGCGGCACCGCGGCTGCTGCTGATGGACGAACCGCTCGCCGCCCTCGACGAGGCGCGCAAGGCCGAGATCCTGCCCTATCTCGAGCGGCTGCGCGACGACGCCGGTATCCCGATCGTCTATGTCAGCCACTCCATCAGCGAAGTCTCCCGGCTGGCACGGCGCGTCGTGGTGCTCGAAAACGGCCGGGTGACCGCGTCCGGTGCAGCGGCCGAAGTGTTGAGCACACCCGCCGCCACGCTTGCCACCGGCCGGCGCGAGGCCGGCGTCCTCTTGGAGGGCGAGGTCGAGGGAACCGATCCGGCTCACGAACTGACGACGGTGCGCGTCGGACGGGAACGGCTGCGCATCGCCGGTGTCAGCGCCACGCCCGGAGGCAGGCTCCGCCTGCACATCGCCGCCCGCGACGTCATGCTGGCGACGTCGAGACCAGTGGAGATCAGCGCGCTCAATGTACTCGAAGGGCGCATACTGACGCTGACATCGGAGGACGATGGCAGCGTGGATGTCCGGGTGACTTGCGGTGATGCGACCATTGCCGCCCGCATCACCCGCTTTTCGCGGGACGTGCTGCAGCTTGTTCCCGGCAAGACCGTCTATGCCGTCATCAAGTCGGTGGCGATCGATCACTAG
- a CDS encoding winged helix-turn-helix domain-containing protein yields MSERRPDLRPVLRIDFPPADRLGRGKILLLELIRETGSISAAGRAMDMSYRRAWLLVDALNRMFREPSVESQRGGKQGGGAALTAFGEELIRRYREMEEKAQAVIADDLAWLESVRSSDTPPSDTAPVVSQKA; encoded by the coding sequence ATGAGTGAACGCCGCCCCGATCTTCGCCCCGTCCTGCGCATCGATTTTCCGCCCGCCGATCGGCTCGGCCGCGGCAAGATCCTGTTGCTCGAACTGATCCGCGAGACCGGCTCCATCTCCGCTGCCGGGCGGGCGATGGACATGTCGTACCGCCGCGCCTGGCTGCTGGTCGATGCCTTGAACCGGATGTTCCGCGAGCCTTCGGTTGAATCGCAGCGAGGCGGCAAGCAGGGTGGCGGGGCGGCGCTGACGGCGTTCGGCGAAGAGCTCATCCGTCGCTACCGCGAAATGGAAGAGAAGGCGCAGGCGGTGATTGCCGATGATCTCGCCTGGCTCGAAAGTGTTCGGAGCAGCGATACACCACCGTCCGATACGGCACCTGTTGTTTCCCAAAAAGCCTAG
- the modB gene encoding molybdate ABC transporter permease subunit: MDWLAVSEAEWTAILLSLRVATVAMIGSLPFALAVAMLLARGRFWGKTLLNGLVHLPLILPPVVTGFLLLLLFGRRGPLGAFFADYFGLVFSFRWTGAALACAVMAFPLMVRSIRLSIEAVDRKLEDAATTLGASPLWVFATVTLPLIIPGIIAGMIIAFAKAMGEFGATITFVSNIPGETQTLSAAIYTFTQVPGGDAGAMRLTIISVIISMAALIFSELLATFAARRVAAQ, translated from the coding sequence TTGGACTGGCTTGCAGTGAGCGAAGCGGAGTGGACGGCGATCCTCTTGAGCCTGCGCGTCGCAACCGTCGCGATGATCGGTAGCCTGCCTTTCGCCCTCGCTGTCGCCATGCTGCTTGCCCGCGGACGCTTCTGGGGCAAGACGCTGCTGAACGGCCTTGTCCATCTGCCGCTGATCCTGCCGCCCGTCGTCACCGGCTTCCTGCTGCTTCTGCTCTTCGGTCGCCGTGGCCCGCTCGGCGCCTTCTTCGCCGATTATTTCGGCCTGGTCTTTTCCTTCCGCTGGACCGGCGCGGCGCTCGCCTGCGCCGTCATGGCCTTTCCGCTGATGGTGCGCAGCATCCGCCTGTCGATCGAGGCGGTCGACCGCAAGCTCGAGGACGCGGCCACGACGCTCGGGGCGAGCCCGCTCTGGGTCTTCGCCACCGTCACCCTGCCGCTGATCATCCCCGGCATCATCGCCGGCATGATCATCGCCTTTGCCAAGGCGATGGGCGAATTCGGCGCAACGATCACCTTCGTCTCCAACATTCCCGGCGAAACGCAGACGCTCTCGGCTGCGATCTATACCTTCACCCAGGTGCCGGGCGGCGACGCCGGCGCCATGCGGCTGACGATCATTTCCGTCATCATTTCCATGGCCGCGCTGATCTTCTCCGAACTGCTGGCGACCTTTGCCGCGCGCCGGGTGGCGGCCCAATGA